GTGTTACCAAATGCAGTGGTATCACCGATTGCAGTGATTTCAGCAGCTAACTGAGTAATTTCTTCTTGAATCGCAGTTAAGTCGTCAGCACTGTTTGCACCGTTTTCAGATTGAATCGCTAGGTCACGCATACGTTGAAGCATGTTAGTTTGCTCTTGCATCGCACCTTCTGCAATTTGAGCAATCGAGATAGCGTCGTTCGCGTTACGCATACCTACTTCTAGACCGTTAACCTGTGAGTTAAGACGGTTAGAAATCGCAAGACCCGCAGCGTCGTCTTTAGCACTGTTAATACGAAGACCAGAAGATAGACGTTCCATAGAGGTGGCTAATGCACTGTTAGAACTGTTCAAGTTTTTCTGGGCTTTTAATGATGTTACGTTAGTGTTTACTGTAATAGCCATGATGTTTTTCCTCTATAAAATTACCTGACTTAAAACTTAAGCCTGTTTGCTGTTTAAGCTGAGCAAGTCAGGCATTTCTTACTGGTTACAGTATATTTAACGGCCAGGTATTATTTTGCTTTAGGAAAATTTTAAAAAAAATTACTATTTTTCACTCACAATCGTTAACATCACATATAAATCAATAGGTTAAGAATCAATTTTTTGTGCTAAAAATGATCAAAACACCTCATTTTTAACCAAAATCCCTCGCAAAATAAGGCAAAGGAAAGGTCAGTTCCACAAAACAAAAGCCCTTCTACCAATAAGCAAAAGGGCTCACATCAGCAATAGAACAAATACAGTCACCTATCGCCGTCAGAACTGGCTAGTCTTTATATTAGCCAAGTAATGACAATGCTACCTGAGGTAACTGGTTCGCTTGCGCAAGCATTGACGAGCCCGTTTGCTGTAGCACCTGATTCTTCGTCATCTGAGATGTTTCTTTGGCAAAGTCCACATCTACAATACGCGATTTCGCATCTGCAACGTTTGCTTGAGTATTAGCGCTGTTAGCAATGTTGTGCGATAAACGGTTTTGCACCGCACCCAAGTCTGCGCGCTGGGTATCAATCTTGTTAATTGCCGCATCAATTTTACCTAATGCAGAGTTACGGCCAGCTGAAGTGGTAATATTCACAGTATTAACCGACAGCGTTGTTGAGTTGTTGGTGTTTACTGTCACAGTGACATCTTCAGCTTCTTGGTGACCAACCTGGAATAGCTTACCGCCAGAAAAGTCACCAGTCATTAGCTTAGTATTACCAAACGCTGTTGAGTTACCGATCGCAGTGATCTCTGTTACCAGCTGAGTGATCTCTTCTTGGATAGACGTTAAGTCATCCGCACTGTTTGCACCGTTTTCAGCCTGAATTGATAGGTCACGCATACGTTGCAACATGTTGGTTTGTTCTTGCATCGCGCCTTCGGCGATTTGCGCAATCGAAATCGCATCATTCGCGTTACGCATACCCACTTCAAGACCGCGAACCTGGGAGTTAAGGCGGTTAGAGATAGCTAGACCTGCCGCATCGTCTTTTGCGCTGTTAATACGCATACCACTCGACAAACGTTCCATAGAAGTCGCCAATGCGCTACTTGATTGGTTTAGGTTTTTCTGCGCCTTCATTGACGTAACGTTGGTGTTAACTGTAATAGCCATAAATCTTTCCTCATTCCTAGTTTTGTTGCCAAGACTTGGAGCTTGGCTAAATCTTACAATTTAACGATCTACATCTACCTAGATGTAATTAAATAGAGACAGTGATCCGACTTGACCAAACACACTCGATACTGCATTTAAAGCCAATTGTTGTTTTTCGAATTCTGTAATCGCTTCCGCATAGTCCAAATCTTCAAGCAAAGATAAGGCACTAGAGTTAACGACCTTTTCTTCCGCATGGTTAGTTGAAATGCTTTCTAAGCTTTTCAAGCTGTTACCAGCAATACCGCGAGCAGTACTGACTTGATTTTGACCACTATCAACATTATTCAATAGTTGTGCCAAGATTGATTTATTTTGTGGTGTAGATACAGCATCAGGATCTTCAAGATACGCAAGTGCTTGATTTAGCGTATCTAAAATACTAACGGTTTCTTGTGGTTCTAAGGTAAATGAATCACCAGCGGCTGGTGTCCCTTCTACTTTTACCTCCATACCATTGATCGTGACAGGATTTGTGGGATCAAAATTTGGCACTGTGGTAGTCGCACCATTGGGATCAGTGATCTGCAGGTCAATCACCCCGGCATTATCGACGAAATCAAAGGTGTAAGTGCCTGATACATGGACGTTATCGTCAAAAATACTTGCTTTTTGTACGGTAAAGTCTCCTTGTTGTGACGGCAAATAATTGACGCCATAATCACCAAGCGGATTAGGTGCGTTCATAAACGCCGTATCACCCGGCACATTTGTGCCGATGGTGATCCCACTGCTTACAACACTGTCGCGTACTCCACTATCACCGCTGTATATAATTTCCCCGTTAGCATCAAAAGCGAAAGGCAATTGATTGACTTCGGTACCAGCGAACAAATAGCGACCAGACTCATCCTTGGTATTAGCAATAGACATCAGCTCATCAAGGCTTTGCCTCATTTCTTCGGCAACCATTTGCCGCTCGGTTTGCGATAAACTGCCGTTTGCACCACGTTGCAATTGCTCACGCATGCTAGCAATTAAAGTTTCAGCACTGCCGAGCTTACCTTCTGTCACGCCCAATCGGTTTTTGGCGTAATCGATATTCTTAACGTACTGATCAACAAGTGCATTTTGCTGCGTCAAATTATCGATACCGATCGCAGCGACGGGATCGTCACCTGCAGTATTGATCTTTTTTCCTGTCGATAATTGCTCAAGAATTCTATTCGTATCACTCTGCCTATTGAGAATACTTGTTGTGGTTTGATGGAACATTTGTCCAGTAGAAATACGCATTGCTAATTACCCCTATCGAACTGAGCCAATCAATGAATCAAAGATGGTTTGTGCAGTTGACATGATTCGAGCCGACGCTTGATAAGTTTGCTGAAAACGCAGTAGATTTGCTGCTTCTTCATCAAGGTTTACGCCAGATTCAGTTTGTACCCGGTTATATGCCTGCTGATAAATGGCATCAGCTGAACCAACGCGCACTTCTGCAGCTTTGGTTTTGCTACCAATATCAAGTTTGGTGTTTTCAAATACGCCAGTCAGCGTGGTTGTGCCACCATTCATTAGGTTTTCGTTGGCAAGCTTAGCCATCTCGATGGCGTTATTGTTGTTACCTTCAGCAAAAGTCAAATCAAACTTGAAACGCTCAGCCGTCGCACCATTGGTGTTACTTACATCAAAACTAATACCAAACGCGTTCACCTCAGGTGGCGTATAAGTACCTGTACCGAGCGAAGTACCTGCGGCATCAAATGCTTCATAAGTATTAGTGGCGGTATTTAACTGGAAAGTAATTTCACTGCCTACGCCAGGAAAGCCAGCGGCCGTTGGATCCATACCATTTAGCGACACACTTGCTGCAGAGGTATTGTTTTCATCTGCGGTAATCGTTGGGCCAGCAACGGCAAGTTTGCGAGGATCTGTCATAGTCACTGCAATACTGCTCGCCGCATTCGCTGTTGGCCGAATTTCAAATCGATCGCCATCAGCCATTGCACCTGCATCAATATTGATAGTAAAACCAGCACCACCTACCAACTCACTTGGCGGGTTTAATGTAAGCGGCGTGACTTCACCTGATTGTGTATCTGTTAGCTCATAGGTTGCTGGCGCGGTGAACTTTAACTCGTAGCTAGAACCGGTAAGCGTACCCACGTCATCAATGTTGACAGATAGCGTCGCATTACCAGTGTTGGTGCTATAGCTACCAGCGCGGCCAATTGCCATTAGTGGATCATTGATATCACGGAACATGTCACCACCGACTTCTCCGTTCAAATCAAAACCCTTGGTTTGCATTTGATTAAAAGTGTCTGCAATACCTAAAGCCAGTTGACCAAGTTCGTGACTCGCCGGCATTAAAGACTCATCTCGATATTCAAACAAAGCACCTAGCTGGCCACCAAGTTTACTTGGGTCAACCACTAAAGAATTGTTTCCAGAGCTAGTTGTCAGTCTTGGTTCATTTGGATATGGATCACCAGGCGTGACGCCCATTGTCATCGACACTTCAGCTGACACCAGCATTACAGAGCCACCGAGCATAATAGACTTAGCTCCATTCTCAAGTGGAATGACATTCACTGCGCTATATTCACTTAGCTCATTAATTAACGCGTCTTGCTTATCAAGCAGCTGTGGATCTTCAGTTTGAGTTTTCATCAGCTCAAGATTGATGCTGCCCAACTCTTTACTGATCTCATTAATGCGCGTGGTGATAGACTCAATTTGTGAATTGGTTTGCTTAACCTGACCATCAATATAAGACTGCATTTGGTTCAAGCTGGTTGCGAGCTGCCCTGCACTGTCGATGACGTTATTGCGTAGACCTAAATCGGTAGGCAAATCAGCCACACTGTTAATGCTGGAAAAGAAGTTATTCAAGCCACCCGACACCATAGAGCCAACTTTAGAGAATAGCTGGTCTAGCTCACTTAATTTGGAATAGCTAGTTTGCGCAGCACTTGATGCAGTTTGACCAATACGAAGCTCGCGCGCCGCATAATCGTTATAAATACGCTTTACGTCATTAACGTAGCTACCCGTGCCTAAGAAGTTGCCACCTAAATATTGCGATTCAAGTGCAGACTGGGTCGCCACTTGGCGGTGATAACCGTTAGTGTTGACGTTCGCAATGTTATTAC
This DNA window, taken from Shewanella maritima, encodes the following:
- a CDS encoding flagellin, with the protein product MAITVNTNVTSMKAQKNLNQSSSALATSMERLSSGMRINSAKDDAAGLAISNRLNSQVRGLEVGMRNANDAISIAQIAEGAMQEQTNMLQRMRDLSIQAENGANSADDLTSIQEEITQLVTEITAIGNSTAFGNTKLMTGDFSGGKLFQVGHQEAEDVTVTVNTNNSTTLSVNTVNITTSAGRNSALGKIDAAINKIDTQRADLGAVQNRLSHNIANSANTQANVADAKSRIVDVDFAKETSQMTKNQVLQQTGSSMLAQANQLPQVALSLLG
- the flgL gene encoding flagellar hook-associated protein FlgL: MRISTGQMFHQTTTSILNRQSDTNRILEQLSTGKKINTAGDDPVAAIGIDNLTQQNALVDQYVKNIDYAKNRLGVTEGKLGSAETLIASMREQLQRGANGSLSQTERQMVAEEMRQSLDELMSIANTKDESGRYLFAGTEVNQLPFAFDANGEIIYSGDSGVRDSVVSSGITIGTNVPGDTAFMNAPNPLGDYGVNYLPSQQGDFTVQKASIFDDNVHVSGTYTFDFVDNAGVIDLQITDPNGATTTVPNFDPTNPVTINGMEVKVEGTPAAGDSFTLEPQETVSILDTLNQALAYLEDPDAVSTPQNKSILAQLLNNVDSGQNQVSTARGIAGNSLKSLESISTNHAEEKVVNSSALSLLEDLDYAEAITEFEKQQLALNAVSSVFGQVGSLSLFNYI
- the flgK gene encoding flagellar hook-associated protein FlgK translates to MAVDLLNIARTGVLASQSQLAVTSNNIANVNTNGYHRQVATQSALESQYLGGNFLGTGSYVNDVKRIYNDYAARELRIGQTASSAAQTSYSKLSELDQLFSKVGSMVSGGLNNFFSSINSVADLPTDLGLRNNVIDSAGQLATSLNQMQSYIDGQVKQTNSQIESITTRINEISKELGSINLELMKTQTEDPQLLDKQDALINELSEYSAVNVIPLENGAKSIMLGGSVMLVSAEVSMTMGVTPGDPYPNEPRLTTSSGNNSLVVDPSKLGGQLGALFEYRDESLMPASHELGQLALGIADTFNQMQTKGFDLNGEVGGDMFRDINDPLMAIGRAGSYSTNTGNATLSVNIDDVGTLTGSSYELKFTAPATYELTDTQSGEVTPLTLNPPSELVGGAGFTINIDAGAMADGDRFEIRPTANAASSIAVTMTDPRKLAVAGPTITADENNTSAASVSLNGMDPTAAGFPGVGSEITFQLNTATNTYEAFDAAGTSLGTGTYTPPEVNAFGISFDVSNTNGATAERFKFDLTFAEGNNNNAIEMAKLANENLMNGGTTTLTGVFENTKLDIGSKTKAAEVRVGSADAIYQQAYNRVQTESGVNLDEEAANLLRFQQTYQASARIMSTAQTIFDSLIGSVR